Below is a window of Pseudobacteroides sp. DNA.
CTAATTTATATTTTTGCATACAAACATATTATTTTTATGCTGACTATCCAGCCTAGTGGAAACCAACAGTCATACTAAGCCATCACCTTAACCAGGCTCCAGGATTTAATCGAAGTCTATTCTTTAAAGCTTAAGATTTGCATTATAAAAGCTTTGAAACTTGATATATGAACTCTGAGTCTTGAACGTTGAGCTTTTATTAATCACAATATCTCATAAAGTGTGCATTTATTGACCCAAAACGCAGAGGGAGCTTAAGTTTTTAATCCATTATAACATATGGGAAGATGCTATTACTTTTTGGGAAAATGCCGAGAAAGCAGGGATGATAGAAACCTGGAAATATGTGAAAGGCGAATCTGGTGTATACCTTGTACCAGGACTGAAAAGTTATTCATAATACAACAAAGAGCCCTGCAAAATCAAAAAAGTACTGCAATGGAACGCCTCTTAATGATACTGTTGTAGTTACCATGTGGAGAGGATATCAAATAGCCGCTGATAAAGAAAAGGTTATGCTCACGAGTCTTGTCGGAAAAATAGTAGTTGAGGCTTAGAAGCTATGTTGAAAACTGCGGATTCAGGGAATTAAATCAGGAAGGGTTTCTTTCAAAGTTACCACAAAGAAAATCAAAGGGAGCAAAAGGTTCCGCATACATTCACATTGCTTTAGTTGTAATTGCTTCAACAATTTTCAATAGCTTTATCTTCTAGAGAAGGGAACGTAGAAGGACTGGGGCTCAGCTAAAAACTGCCCCTTTTCATTTAAGAGAATTTCGCAAACAGGCAAAATTTAATCCAGACGCCATATTTATAGTCTACAAGCGTCATTATGCAATCTTGACATTATATGAATTGCTGGATGCCGCAGAAATAAAACTTATACTAAAGAAAAAATGTACGCAGGAATAACATGTGAAGTCCAGATGGCTTCATTGCTTTGTCGAGCAAATTTATCTAAGGTTTTGTCAAGTGCCAAACAAATCCTCCAGTTGAACCATTGTTTTTGAGAATATACAGAATGTTAATGTTGGGATATTTCTTATAGCAACTTTTCAGAAATAAATATATATGTTCTCTATTTACAAATTAATGTATATATAATATAATTATATTAATTCACATTTTACTTATAAGTTTGTTTATTTCTTCTAATATATCTGACCTCAACAATTTCCATTTTTATAACACTTTTCTTTTTTTACAACATAAATTAATTTATATTTTGGTAGATTGCCATAGCCAATAGAGGTTAATTTACTACGTGTAATTGTAACTATTCACTTTAGCTACATTAATTATTATGTATCATGAACTAAATTCAAGATAACGAATATTGGGCTTACATTAACCATAAACCGAAAGTCCGGCAAAGATTTCAGGTTTTGTAAATTAAGCTCTTAAGTTCTTTATCAATATAAAAGTAATAAATAAATAAGTCTTTGGGGGTAATTTATAATGATGTCAAAAAAATTTATCTCATCTGTGTTGGCAGTAATACTATTGTTAGATCTTTTGTCGCTTAATCAAACACTTACTTTTTACACAAGCAAATCATACGCCTATTCAGAAATTCCTACAATATCCAGTTCCCCAACACCAATGCCTGCTGATTTCCCATCTATAACTTCTATAAATTCTATTAAGGTATCTCCTACAAATACTTCAACTATAACTCCTACAAATTCTCTAACCACTACTCCTACAAATTCTCCAACCACTACTTTAACTCCACAATTACCGAGTATTAAAGTCCAAATGTATAATGGAAATAAAGCATCGCAGATAAATACTATATTTCCATGGTATAGAATTATTAATACTGGGGCATCATCAGTTAAACTAGCAGATATAAAAATAAGGTATTATTATACAATAAATGGTGAATATCAACAAAACTTTTGGTGTGACTGGTCTAATAGAAGTGCCATAAATATAACTGGAATTTTTGTAAAGAAATCTATGCCACAAACTGATATGGATTATTACTTTGAATTAGGATTTAAAGATGATGCAGGAATTTTAAGCCCTGGTCAAAGTGTTGAAGCTCAAAATAGATTTGCCAAGGTAAATTGGTCAAATTTCAATCAAACAGATGATTATTCATTTAATAATACATCTACAAATTATATTGATTGGAACAAAGTTTCATGCTATATCTCAAACAAGCTAGTTTGGGGAGAAGAACCGTATAGTGTTAAAGGTATAAATATTAGCGAAACCAGCGTAAATTTAAAAGTTGGAGAGAGCCAGTTACTCACTGCAAAAGTGACTCCTGAAAATGCTGCAAATAAAAAAGTAATATGGTCAAGTACTAATACCAATATTGCTACAGTTGATGAAAACGGCTGTATACATGGTGTTTCTAAAGGTTATGTTATTATAACAGCTAAATCTGAGGAAGGTGGATTTACTGCGGAGTGCCAAGTAAAAGTAACTGCTCCAGTGACTGCAATCAGTTTGGACAAAACTTTACTACAGATTAATCAAGGTGAAAGTTATACATTTACGCCATCAATCTTACCTGATAATGCTGATAATAAAGATATTCTTTGGTCAAGTTCTGATTCAAACATAGTTTCAGTTGGTCAAAGTGGAAAAATAACAGGAGTTACTGAAGGTGAAGCAGTTATAACAGCAACAACTGTCGATGGTAACTTCACAGCATCTTGTACAATTAAGGTACAAAGTCCTGATCTTATAGGAAAAGTAGAGCCTATTAATCCAGATAATATAGTTTTAGACCCCGCAACAGGACTGCGTATGATTAATAACCAAATATTAGCAACCTATAAAGATGGTATCTCCATAGAAACTATCACTGAAAAAGTCAATGCAATTAATGGGACAATAGTTGGACATCTGTATCAACTAAATGATTTTCAAATAAGAATAAATAACAACCCTAGTATAGAGCATTTAAAAAATATAGTTGATCAATTAAATCAGGATCCAGATGTTGCGAACGCTTCATTAAATATACTTGGGAATAGTTTAAGTTTAACTCCTGACTCAGGAAAAGATCCAGAGTGGTTCAAAAGTGCTTCAAGTAATGATACTTGGACGGAATCTTTGCCTGAAGGACGCAATTGGGGGTTAGAAGCAATCCATGCACCATCAGCTTGGGATAGTAATAGTAGTATGAGCAAAATTAAAATTGGAATCGTTGATGGGGGATTTCAAACTAATCATGAGGATTTAAATATTCCTGCATCAAATACTCAACATACTGCTGGAAATATTACTCCCAATTTAAGCACTTTAGGTGATTTAGCAGATCATGGTACCCATGTAGCAGGTATAATCGGTGCCTTACCAAATAATGATGTAGGAATTACAGGTCTTGTTTGGAAAAAAGATATCTATGCTTTTGGCACAGACTTTCAAGATTTCGACATAAAGTACGGGATTTTATGGAATATCAAAAAAGGTGCAAAAGTGATTAATATTAGTATAGGATTTGATTTAAATAAATATATTAATGATTTTGTTACTGCTAATGGAAACATGCCCACACAAACACAAATTCAGCAAGTTCTGAATCTTAACCGATCTCATTCAATTAATTATTGGGGTGAATTTGTTCGTAAATTAGTTTATAGCGAATATGATTTTCTTATAGTTCAAGCTGCTGGTAATTCACAAATTGATGCACAGTTTAATAGGATTTTTGGTGGTATAACTGAAAGACTATTAAAAGATCACATCATAATTGTCGGATCATACGGAAATAATCCACCAATTACAATTCCAGTTGGTGCAGGAATAACAATGCCCGGAGGATACCATATGTCTACCTTTTCTAATTGGGGTAGCACTGTTGATATCGTTGCTCCCGGTGAAAATATTTTCAGTACTGTAGTTGAAAAAAGAGTATCTGGTATTCCTCCAATTGAAAAATACAGTTTGATGGATGGAACATCAATGGCTGCTCCCTTTGTTACTGGTGCAGCATCTATAGTATGGTCTATTAAGCCGACATTTAAAGCTGAACAGGTAAAAGAAATTATTGTGGGTAGGTGGGATAATGCTCCATATCAGGATGTTATTATCACTTTTAACGGAAAGGATTATAAGACATTGAATGTAGAACTGGCTGCAGAAAGGGCAAAAATAACGACATCGCCAGATCCATCAACACAATTACCTCAAGGAATTATTATGGGCAAAATAATAGATGCAGTAAGTAAAGCTCCAGTTAATGGTGCATCAATTGTTGCTTACAGAGCTGACTCTACACCTCCCTATATTCATATATTTGGTTCATCACGCTCTGGAGAAGTAGATAGTAATGGTAATCCAGTCACTAATGGAGATGGTACTTACGAATTGATCCTTTCTCCTGGAACATATACTATGATAGTAAATGCAGATGGCTATTCTACTGAGATTATGAGCATTACGGTTACAAATGGAATTAAAAAGTTCAATCCTACTCTAAAAACCATTCCAGTTTCTCGTTCAGGAGTTGGAATAGCATCTGGAAACATTATTAATGCATTTTCTGGCCAAGGAGTTGGAAATGCTACTATTAATATTAGAAGAGGTATTAACATTACCAGTGGTGATTTTGTTAGTACAATATCATCAAGTTCAAATGGTGCTTATAACACTGAACTACCCGCCGGTAATTACACTGCTGAAATTACATGTGAAGGCTATTCCATCGGATATTTCAACTTTATTTCAATTGGTGATATTGAACAAGGTAATCAAAATGGTACTATAACTCCAATAATTCCTGATGGACAAACACGTATTATATTAACCTGGGGTCCAATACCATCTGATCTTGACTCACACTTAACAGGCCCAACAAGCAGCAGTCGATTCCATGTATACTATTCACAAAAAAATTATACCTATAATGGTGTAAAATGTGCAGATTTGGATTTGGATGATACGAGTAGTTATGGCCCCGAGACAACAACTATTTATCAGCAAACTGATGGTATATACAGGTTTTCTGTACATGATTATTCCAATAAAAGTTCACCAACAAGCACAGTGTTATCAAATTCTGGTGCTGAAGTAAAAGTATATCGTGGAAGCACTTTGGTATCAACATTTAATGTTCCTACAAACCTGGTAGGTAATGAATGGACTGTTTTCGAAATGGATGGTAACACTATAATACCTATCAATACTATAAAAAATGAATCTAATCCTGGAAATATAAATAGTT
It encodes the following:
- a CDS encoding S8 family serine peptidase; protein product: MMSKKFISSVLAVILLLDLLSLNQTLTFYTSKSYAYSEIPTISSSPTPMPADFPSITSINSIKVSPTNTSTITPTNSLTTTPTNSPTTTLTPQLPSIKVQMYNGNKASQINTIFPWYRIINTGASSVKLADIKIRYYYTINGEYQQNFWCDWSNRSAINITGIFVKKSMPQTDMDYYFELGFKDDAGILSPGQSVEAQNRFAKVNWSNFNQTDDYSFNNTSTNYIDWNKVSCYISNKLVWGEEPYSVKGINISETSVNLKVGESQLLTAKVTPENAANKKVIWSSTNTNIATVDENGCIHGVSKGYVIITAKSEEGGFTAECQVKVTAPVTAISLDKTLLQINQGESYTFTPSILPDNADNKDILWSSSDSNIVSVGQSGKITGVTEGEAVITATTVDGNFTASCTIKVQSPDLIGKVEPINPDNIVLDPATGLRMINNQILATYKDGISIETITEKVNAINGTIVGHLYQLNDFQIRINNNPSIEHLKNIVDQLNQDPDVANASLNILGNSLSLTPDSGKDPEWFKSASSNDTWTESLPEGRNWGLEAIHAPSAWDSNSSMSKIKIGIVDGGFQTNHEDLNIPASNTQHTAGNITPNLSTLGDLADHGTHVAGIIGALPNNDVGITGLVWKKDIYAFGTDFQDFDIKYGILWNIKKGAKVINISIGFDLNKYINDFVTANGNMPTQTQIQQVLNLNRSHSINYWGEFVRKLVYSEYDFLIVQAAGNSQIDAQFNRIFGGITERLLKDHIIIVGSYGNNPPITIPVGAGITMPGGYHMSTFSNWGSTVDIVAPGENIFSTVVEKRVSGIPPIEKYSLMDGTSMAAPFVTGAASIVWSIKPTFKAEQVKEIIVGRWDNAPYQDVIITFNGKDYKTLNVELAAERAKITTSPDPSTQLPQGIIMGKIIDAVSKAPVNGASIVAYRADSTPPYIHIFGSSRSGEVDSNGNPVTNGDGTYELILSPGTYTMIVNADGYSTEIMSITVTNGIKKFNPTLKTIPVSRSGVGIASGNIINAFSGQGVGNATINIRRGINITSGDFVSTISSSSNGAYNTELPAGNYTAEITCEGYSIGYFNFISIGDIEQGNQNGTITPIIPDGQTRIILTWGPIPSDLDSHLTGPTSSSRFHVYYSQKNYTYNGVKCADLDLDDTSSYGPETTTIYQQTDGIYRFSVHDYSNKSSPTSTVLSNSGAEVKVYRGSTLVSTFNVPTNLVGNEWTVFEMDGNTIIPINTIKNESNPGNINSF